ATGATTGATAACACTTGAATACAGACGTGGGCCAGGCTTCAGGTAACATAGGTACCAAACATCTTAGGCTCCTAACACAAGGTAGACGATCACCCGAGAGGAGCGCAGTGACAGTAATATGTTTACACGACACCTTAAGGAAAAGATACCAGCGGCTGCTAGCGTGCATGGGACcatattcacgaaagcacttacgcaagcacttacgaacgagtacatctttcctcaatctctggcggctttggttacatttattaaacagtttacaagcatgaaaacttcccaatcaactgttgttattgttataaacagcctcctggtgcttcggagctcattaactgtttaataagtgtaaacaaagtcgccaaagattgagaaaagatgtacaggtttgtgagtgcttgcgtaagtgctttcgtgaatctggcccgtacGCGAAGGCCAGGGTGCTGCCGGGTTAGGGTCCCATGTAGCTCACAAATGCCAGGAAACTGTCGAACACATTAATTCGACTGTGATGTCTATTCCGCGATATAGCGCAGACTTTCACTTTAGTAGTGTTCCAAAAAATATAACAAGAAACTGATATATATTCACAATCTGAAGAGGAAAAATATATCGAGTGATGTGATCGTGTGTAAAATGATATGGTTTGTATTCTTTTCATGTCATTCATAGCCAAACGAAATGAAGGATAATTTGCAggccatgagtcacaataacgtggcatgAAGGATAACTGCAGTAGAGATTACTCGGCTTCGCAACACTTGTACTGGTTTCCATTGCTGGTACCCTACAAGTGCTGACTTAGTGTGCTGGTACCCCACTTGTGCGGGCTTTGTGTGCTGGTACCACATTAGTGCTGGCTTTGTGTGATGATACTACATTAGTGCTGGCTTTGTGTGATGATACCACATTAGTGCTGGCTTTGTGTGATGATACTACATTAGTGCTGGCTTTGTGTGATGATACTACATTAGTGCTGGCTTTGTGTTCTGGTACCCCACTTGGGCTGGCTTTGTGTGATGTTACTACATTAGTGCTGGCTTTGTGTGATGTTACTACATTAGTGCTGGCTTTGTGTGATGATACTACATTAGTGCTGGCTTTGTGTGATGTTACCACATTAGTGCTGGCTTCTTGTCTCCACTCTTCACAATTAAGAAGAGAAGCGAGGTCTCAAGTTATTCCTCAATAAGTCACGTCGAAGACCTTGTTTCTTATGTTTCGTTAAAGCTCCAGGAAATTTTTAAACAAGAATATAAATAAGGTTTATATTTATCCTAGCCATTGTTTACAGTAGGAGATATCAGAGTTTGACATAGTAAAAATATAGCCATCTCTTGGATAAAATAAATAATGTATAATTTGTTGAATGATTAGCAAACTTAGAATTTAAATAAAGATGATAAGTTCCGTCCTGCAGTACGAGGGCCGGAGCCTGAGTGAAAAGACGCTGTTAACATGtttaatttgttttgtttatgGTGTGGAATATAGACCAGATGGGGtcgacacactaacaccaccgctGAAGTCGTCTCCAAAACCACCACCATGGCCGCCACCAATGATGCCACCATCAATACCGCCTCCAATTCCACCTCCAATGCCTCCAATACCTCCACCAATGCCGCCTCCAATACCTCCGCCAATGCCGCCTCCAATACCTCCGCCAATGCCGCCTCCAATAACCTGACCGCCACCGTGCGAAGCAGCGCTGAGGGCAGACTGAAGGTCCTCTCCTGTAGGTAGAGTCGGGTTCTCGCCCTCTCCGTAGTTGACGAAGAATACTTCTGGAGTCTGTTGTTCTGGTGCTGGGACGTGGACGACTTGTTGGTCCAGTTCTGGTCGCTTGTTGAGGACGTACACGACGTTCTTCTGTTGAGGTGGTGGCACCACAATGGGTTCCTGACCAAATCCAACTTCTGGGGTACGGATGAAGATAATGTTGTGTTCAAGTCTTGGTAGGGGAACATTTGGGCGTGGACCGACGATTGGGGCCACTGGTGGAGCAGCATACACGTATGAGTTTTTGGTGACAATAGGAGTCACGCAACTTCCGTCCACGTGACGAATCTGTCCAACTCCACAGCTGACTCCTCCAAATCCTGCACCACCACCGAATCCTGCGCCGCCACCGAAGCTTCCACCACCGAAGCTTCCTCCACCGATCCCTGCGCCGCCACCGAAGCTTCCTCCACCGATCCCTGCGCCGCCACCGAAGCTTCCTCCACCTCCTGATCCACCTATGATGAAACCTGGACCAGAAGGTCTTGGTAAACTGTAAGTCGGCAGTTTTTCGGCGGCGGCTGCCGCAACCAAGGAGACAAGAATCTGAAACAGAATTAAAATATTGACACTGTAATTAATTTGGTTGGAAGGCGTCGAAGGGCTCAACTGGCAGCCATTCGCCATTTCAGTTCTGGTCAGAAAACGCTAATCATTAAAGTCATTAAGAAGTTGAGAGCAAAGCATGTACACAAAGTGCAGCACTTTTCAATGTATCTTAACATACACTGATTGAATTCTGTTAGTAATCTGTATATTCATATTTAGGTTTAGAAGCCAAGAAGTGAGGTCTTAATGTTCCTGACAGTCATTAAACCTTAATAATCCTTATCGCCGAACCTAACCCAATCTGATCTTAGCCAAGAAGACAGAGAGACTGTGTGTTATTCTTAAGTCCTAATACCTGCCAGGATCATCAAAGACTCAATCTTCTCAGTTTCCAACTttcatgtataatatatatattatcagaAAATATTCACTGAATATTAAGTGTAGGTCTGCACCTTCTGGTTTATACACTTTGATCAAAGTAATAATATAGGTTTATAAAGTCTAATGTATATGAAGTACTGAAACTTGCATATATGTATATTTGTTAAGTGAGCAGTATAAATGTGTTATATGTATGTTAAGTGTTGTATTATGTGTGTGTTGTTTGTATTAAGTCATTGATTTCTTAAAGAAAACGACTACCGGCATGCTGGCAACTGAAAACACGAACAAAGGTGCTGTAAGGTGAAGGGTCAGCCTCAAGAGGGTAGAATAAGCGTGTAGGTAACACTTAACTATCACATCTAGGACGCCTCAATCCGGAAAGGCTATGACGTCACTTGTGCAGGACCATATATGCACACTAGATGTTCAAATAGCTATGACCGGTATGTTTTTCTGGTCAAGTTAGCAGATTTTCAATTCAGATCCAGCTATTAAGGCAACGTTGCCTTACGTTTTCCCTATTCTCTGTCACCCCTCAAACAGACTTATGTCATGGCGGTGTTGTGAAAAACTTGATAATTACAAATAAAACGCCACAAAAGCCTCATAGTCACTACTAATGTTGCCATGACGCCGTTCAGTCATTCTCGGTGGCACTAAAGGGGGCCAGGATTTTGATATCAAACTTCTCATCGGTTGTTAATTTGTGTGTTTTTTACGACCAAACATTGTCATTGTACTGTAAGACTGAACAGTCGTGCCTCTTGCTAGGCTACAACCCGAGTCTGTATGAGTACACATCGAATATATTTTTTTCCTCGTACCTAGCCCCTTAATAGGAACATTACTTTGCTGAGTTTGTCTCATCATTTTGACTGTGTGAATAGTTGTCGCCCACCTTGGGTCAGCGCCCACCCCCCTGGGTCAGCGCCCACCCCCTGGGTCAGCGCCCACCACCTTGGGTCAACGCCCACCACCTTGGGTCAGTGCCCACCACCCTGGGTCAGCGCCCACCTTGGGTCAGCCCACCTTGGGTCAACGCCCACCTTGCGTCAGCGCCCAGTAACCTGGAGCGGCATTCCACCTCTCACCTACATCATCACCACCTCTTTCCCGCCCGGACTTGTCAAGAACACCTGGGCTCTTATAATATTTCTcagtaccaccacaacacaagacgctAACACAGGAAGGAGAAGGCACTCACCAGGAgcttcatggtggagtgtgatgtGTCGGCGAGGCGGCCCCAGTCTTTATATAGTGTTCCTCTCACCTGAACGGGGCAGCCTTGACTCTCCCGTGTCATAGCACGCCTTCCTCCCCCACCTCACCTCTGCCATTACCCTCCTACATGACTTAACTCGCCATCACTGTTTATTAGACGGTTTTGGTGTAAGACAGCCTTTGACGTTGTACTGTGAGTAGTTGTTTATTGTACATTCTATTCTTATCATGTGAGAGATAGTTTATCGTTCACCACATAATCTTCATATAAACAGTAGTTTGTagagcacctcatactcatcctatcAGTGGTGTATGTTGCACCTCTATGCATCCTGTGAGTGAGAGATTATCGAGCATTCGTAGACTTGCTGATGTTATTGTTCAGCCCAACATATATACGTTGTTTGCATATATAATGAACAACTAAGGCCCAAATCAGACTCACGAGACACATCACTGGGACATTTCTCAAATTTGACTTCGGTCGAtggtaactctctgctttctattccTCAACCCGGCTCTTGGTTCATTTAAGAACACTTCCTCTAATGTCTTGTTCTTCAACCTTCCTAATTAGTCCCTCCTGGTGATAGTGTCCAAGGCCTTATGCTTAACACCGGCAGCAACGTAATTTATATTGCTGTCGACTGCCTTGAATACACTTGTGTAAAATGAGAGCAGATTTGTGAGACAAGATCACTCgtaaaaattactttgagtgtTTTTTATTAGACCCCTATGTGTCAAGGTGTTTTATCACTAAATGCACAATCATAATCACAACGAACTTTCCTACTATCGAAGTCAGACTATTCGGCTTGGGTCACAGCAAAGTGTCTTTTCTCTTTGAATATCGCGACCACGTTGGCCACCTTCCAGGCATTAGGAACTCTtcttgtgcagatgatgagtcacaataacgtggctgaagaatccaatcatcagccagatacccacacccacgtacagacttgcgaagcgactcaacggcttgatgactccttatgtcccttgcaccttcagcctgatgtctccaaaggaatttgttgacttactgcggggaacacgggccacagggataagagcctcgttggacgtaaaatcactatttaccaacgtacttgtggatgaaacaatcgggatgatagcggacagagtgtatcgtgatccggcttgtactcctcttgacataccagaaaacgttctaaggaaactactccaagcttgtaccaaagaggcacccttcttgagcccggatgggcacatgtataagcaagtagatggggtcgccatgggttctaccctaggtgtcctgtttgcgaacttctacatgggtaccatcgaacaaaaggtcttagtcgacatgaacttgaaaccggccatatactgcaggtatgttgacgacatttttacacaggtacctgacgtcagacatctgcaggagctgaaggaggcatatgagcggaattctgtgttgcgtttcacttacgagatggagaaggatgggaagctgccctttctagatgtaacagtcatggaaaggagcggaggtttccacactgcagtctacaccaaggaaataaacataggaatgtgcctcaatgccaacagtgactgcccagacaggtacaagaggagtgtcgttaacgcttatgtcgaccgtgctctcagccacagctcaggatagaagcaagtcgatgaagaactctgtagggtaaggcaggtcctagtcaacaacggcttctccaatggtttcgttgaagacatcataagaaggaaggtgaaacgccatgcaacctctgaagagacaactaacacaacacctgtaccccctattagactattttacaggaacttcttttccacagctcataaaacggaggaaagggtcctgaaagatattgttaatagaaacgttatccctacagacaaaaagcagaagatacaattgacgatctactataaaaccaagaaaacggccaacctactcatgagaaactctccagacacaaagcagaacgctttaaaagagaccaatgttgtctatgccttcaaatgcccacttggggactgtaagcctcaaagaattcagtatataggcaagacaacaacatttctttccaggcgattaacgatgcataagcagcagggctccattaaggaacatataatctcttcccacaaccagaccatcaccagagaattcttaacaaaaaacacggaaatcatcgatagatacagcgatagcaggcggcttgatatctgcgaggcacttcacattaagaagtcaacagccaattaatgcacaactatattctacccacttcaagactccgcaccaatatagaagcatcaagaaatatgggccaataggccctttgcagttacttccattcttccctttaacttacaaaatattatactcattgtttcgtgttctgtcttgtgttgaaagtttgttttcacctcatccaaaactgttataacatatcacctcacccaaatgcaggtataaaatcgaagctgtttaaactctgtttagttatagttgtgtgtgtgtgtaaactaaagtctttgaaaatgtaataagttattacgaaacgcgttcaagtgtcgcgtcagactagaaataaaaatgaattttggaaattgattgttcagttaccattaacagtgaaaagaaatataagaaatattgagaaaattcgtgttagaattattaatcttactttttcggtcatatttaataacatatgtctacaggaaagaccgctaccaaaatatactaatatatatatatatatatatatatatatatatatatatatatatatatatatatatatatatatatatatatatatatatatatatatatatcattgattCTCCTCTAGATAAGAGCTCCTATGGAATAATCCTGTGGGTGACTCGATCTCGCAGTTCAACATCTTTCGTGTAACAAATATTTTCCTTTGGCAGACAATATTTGTACATTATTCAAGAAATATGGGAGACTAACATGACTGCATGACGTTGATTCAGTGACATAGCCTTGTTTCCTCACGCAGTAGTGTTAAAAAATGCAACGAGAGACTTATGATCTTAATCTTGCAAAGTAAAATAAATTACGAGGTATTGAAAATGTGCAACGTTATATAATTTTGATGTTCTTCCTGTGTCGGTCAGTGCCAGACGGAATAAGGAAAATAACAGAATGTTTTAATCCTAAAGGTCACCTGGGTTCCTGTACTTGTATGTTCCGGTACCACACTAATGATAGCCTCTTGTCTCCTCTCCATTAAAAGCAGAAGTGAGGTCTCGAGTTATTCCTCAATAATTCAGTCGTCTTTATGCGTTTCGATAAAGCTCCAGGAAACAGTTAAACAAATACTAATAATAAGGTTTATATTTATTTTAGCTATTGTTTATAGTAAGACATATTTGAGTTTGTCATATTAAATATTAATCCATCTCTtggataaaataaatatattaaataatgagTGGAAGTATCAACAAAACTGGAAATTAAATATAGCCGATGAGTTTTGTCCTGCAGTACGATGGCAGTAGCCAGAGGGAGAAGACGCTGTTTATGGCTTGGAATATAGGCTAGATGGGGTCGACACACTACTGTAGCCACCTCCGAGTCCGCTGTCACCCACGacacctcctccaacaccaccgccaataTCGCCCCCGATGCCACCACCAATGCCTGGCTTTGTGTTATGGTACCCCACTAGTGCAGGCTTTGTGTGATGTTACCACATTAGTGCTGGCTTCTTGTCTCCACTCTTCACAATTAAGAACAGAAGCGAGGTCTCAAGTTATTCCTCAATAAGTCACGTCGAAGACCTTGTTTTTTATGTTTCGTTAAAGCTCCAGGAAATTTTTAAACAAGAATATAAATAAGGTTTATATTTATCCTAGCCATTGTTTACAGTAGGAGATATCTGAGTTTGACATAGAAAAAATATAGCCATCTCTTGGATAAAATAAATAATGTATAATTCGTTGAATGATTAGCAAACTTAGAATTTAAATAAAGATGATGAGTTCCGTCCTGCAGTACGAGGGCCGGAGCCTGAGTGAAAAGACGCTGTTAACATGtttaatttgttttgtttatgGTGTGGAATATAGACCAGATGGGGtcgacacactaacaccaccgctGAAGTCGTCTCCAAAACCACCACCATGGCCGCCACCAATGATGCCACCATCAATACCACCTCCAATGCCTCCACCAATTCCACCTCCAATGCCGCCTCCAATAACCTGACCGCCACCGTGCGAAGCAGCGCTGAGGGCAGACTGGAGGTCCTCTCCAGTAGGTAGAGTCGGGTTGTCGCCCTCGCCGTAGTTGACGAAGAACACTTCTGGAGTCTGTTGTTCTGGTGCTGGGACGTGGACGACTTGTTGGTCCAGTTCTGGTCGCTTGTTGAGGACGTACACGACGTTCTTCTGTTGAGGTGGTGGCACCACAATGGGTTCCTGACCAAATCCTACTTCTGGGGTACGGATGAAGATAATGTTGTGTTCAAGTCTTGGTAGGGGAACATTTGGGCGTGGACCGACGATTGGGGCCACTGGTGGAGCAGCATACACGTATGAGTTTTTGGTGACAATAGGAGTCACGCAACTTCCGTCCACGTGACGAATCTGTCCAACTCCACAGCTGACTCCTCCAAATCCTGCACCACCACCGAATCCTGCGCCGCCACCGAAGCTTCCACCACCGAAGCTTCCTCCACCGATCCCTGCGCCGCCACCGAAGCTTCCTCCACCGAAGCTTCCTCCACCGATCCCTGCGCCGCCACCGAAGCTTCCTCCACCGAAGCCTCCACCTCCTGATCCACCTATGATGAAACCTGGACCAGAAGGTCTTGGTAAACTGTAAGTCGGCAGTTTCTCGGCGGCGGCTGCCGCAACCAAAGAGACAAGAATCTGAAACAGAATTAAAATATTGACACTGTAACTAATTTGGTTGGAAGGCGGCGAAGGGCTCAACTGGCAGCCATTCGCCATTTCAGTTCTGGTCAGAAAACGCTAATCATTAAAGTCATTAAGAAGTTGAGAGCAAAGCATGTACACAAAGTGCAGCACTTTTCAATGTATCTTAACATACACTGATTGAATTCTGTTAGTAATCTGTATATTCATATTTAGGTTTAGAAGCCAAGAAGTGAGGTCTTAATGTTCCTGACAGTCATTAAACCTTAATAATCCTTATCGCCGAACCTAACCCAATCTGATCTTAGCCAAGAAGACAGAGAGACTGTGTGTTATTCTTAAGTCCTAATACCTGCCAGGATCATCAAAGACTCAATCTTCTCAGTTTCCAACTttcatgtataatatatatattatcagaAAATATTCACTGAATATTAAGTGTAGGTCTGCACCTTCTGGTTTATACACTTTGATCA
The sequence above is a segment of the Procambarus clarkii isolate CNS0578487 chromosome 44, FALCON_Pclarkii_2.0, whole genome shotgun sequence genome. Coding sequences within it:
- the LOC123745362 gene encoding uncharacterized protein: MANGCQLSPSTPSNQINYSVNILILFQILVSLVAAAAAEKLPTYSLPRPSGPGFIIGGSGGGGSFGGGAGIGGGSFGGGAGIGGGSFGGGSFGGGAGFGGGAGFGGVSCGVGQIRHVDGSCVTPIVTKNSYVYAAPPVAPIVGPRPNVPLPRLEHNIIFIRTPEVGFGQEPIVVPPPQQKNVVYVLNKRPELDQQVVHVPAPEQQTPEVFFVNYGEGENPTLPTGEDLQSALSAASHGGGQVIGGGIGGGIGGGIGGGIGGGIGGGIGGIGGGIGGGIDGGIIGGGHGGGFGDDFSGGVSVSTPSGLYSTP
- the LOC123745361 gene encoding uncharacterized protein, whose protein sequence is MKLLILVSLVAAAAAEKLPTYSLPRPSGPGFIIGGSGGGGFGGGSFGGGAGIGGGSFGGGSFGGGAGIGGGSFGGGSFGGGAGFGGGAGFGGVSCGVGQIRHVDGSCVTPIVTKNSYVYAAPPVAPIVGPRPNVPLPRLEHNIIFIRTPEVGFGQEPIVVPPPQQKNVVYVLNKRPELDQQVVHVPAPEQQTPEVFFVNYGEGDNPTLPTGEDLQSALSAASHGGGQVIGGGIGGGIGGGIGGGIDGGIIGGGHGGGFGDDFSGGVSVSTPSGLYSTP